The following are from one region of the Carnobacterium gallinarum DSM 4847 genome:
- a CDS encoding WxL domain-containing protein encodes MKKKVLAAVLLSGILLPTFASAADQPGVPTRGSVVFEVVGDTETGTVIVPGEEDTDDNTIIPEGGGSSTGPLRLESVPDIKFGTIKFKTGKTTHPALLEEYTKPAEPTVKRAIPHFVQVTDERGLVDGTWKLNVTSTTFKDTAAVAPELINSKIILKQQSFFNSVGDFATPVVAATTLVDGFTGTEATIPTDGTTNVQILSTKTGQTTNGSKTSTVFNSAYLPENLDSYEVNTYNDGVILDKANGDNVQIGVNYESNLIWTLSDSI; translated from the coding sequence ATGAAGAAAAAAGTTTTAGCAGCAGTATTATTAAGTGGGATTTTATTACCAACATTCGCATCAGCAGCGGATCAACCTGGAGTACCAACAAGAGGTAGTGTTGTATTTGAAGTAGTTGGTGATACTGAAACAGGTACAGTAATTGTACCAGGAGAAGAAGATACAGATGACAATACAATTATTCCAGAAGGTGGCGGTAGTTCAACAGGACCATTAAGACTTGAGTCTGTACCTGATATTAAATTTGGAACAATTAAATTTAAAACAGGAAAAACTACTCACCCTGCACTTCTTGAAGAGTATACAAAACCTGCAGAACCAACAGTAAAACGTGCTATTCCACATTTCGTTCAAGTCACAGATGAACGTGGATTAGTAGATGGAACTTGGAAATTAAATGTTACTTCAACTACATTTAAGGATACAGCAGCTGTTGCACCAGAATTGATTAATTCAAAAATCATTTTGAAACAACAATCATTTTTTAACTCAGTTGGTGATTTTGCTACACCTGTTGTAGCTGCAACTACTTTAGTAGATGGTTTTACTGGGACAGAAGCAACAATCCCAACAGATGGCACAACAAATGTTCAGATTTTATCAACAAAAACTGGGCAAACAACAAATGGTTCTAAAACATCTACGGTTTTCAATTCTGCATATCTTCCTGAAAACTTAGATTCATATGAAGTTAACACATACAATGATGGGGTTATTCTAGATAAAGCGAATGGCGATAATGTTCAAATTGGAGTTAACTATGAAAGCAACTTAATTTGGACATTGAGTGATTCAATTTAA
- a CDS encoding WxL domain-containing protein, with protein MSLKQFTKISLISTVSALMLFSAALPVLAAVEESVPTKGDIGFEKDETGTTPPLESENPDIDEPVDLVEPPVSTVGALRIDVAPILHFGNNNKIVATRQNYYAEFVRGTKFGETVVSDIANYLQVTDVRGGTQGFKVSVKTDGIFTSGTDKIENTIITMNDFSIHSGSKIVDSTVFPKVSTTPMSISDNQSHVLMDAAVGQGYGIWTMPMGTEAVKTSGQGKDGTGTTGAIDVTKAGRNPAIQLTIPAGQIIKASTATPYVSTLNWTISDNI; from the coding sequence ATGAGTTTAAAACAATTTACAAAAATAAGTTTAATTTCGACAGTAAGTGCATTAATGCTATTTTCTGCAGCATTACCAGTGCTTGCTGCTGTTGAAGAATCAGTACCGACAAAAGGTGATATCGGATTTGAAAAAGATGAAACAGGTACAACACCACCTTTGGAATCAGAAAATCCAGATATTGATGAGCCTGTTGACTTAGTTGAACCACCAGTTTCAACGGTAGGAGCATTAAGAATTGATGTAGCTCCAATCCTGCATTTTGGTAATAATAATAAAATTGTTGCTACTAGACAAAATTATTATGCAGAGTTTGTACGTGGAACTAAGTTTGGTGAAACAGTTGTATCAGATATTGCGAACTATTTACAAGTAACAGACGTTCGTGGAGGAACTCAAGGATTTAAAGTATCTGTTAAAACTGATGGTATTTTTACTTCTGGAACAGATAAAATTGAAAATACGATTATTACTATGAATGATTTTAGTATTCATTCTGGTAGTAAAATTGTAGATTCTACAGTATTTCCAAAAGTTTCAACAACTCCAATGTCTATTAGCGATAATCAATCACATGTTTTGATGGATGCTGCTGTAGGTCAAGGTTATGGAATCTGGACAATGCCTATGGGAACAGAAGCTGTAAAAACTTCTGGACAAGGAAAAGATGGTACGGGAACTACTGGTGCAATTGATGTGACTAAAGCTGGACGTAATCCAGCAATTCAACTAACTATTCCAGCGGGACAAATTATTAAGGCTAGCACTGCAACACCATATGTTTCAACATTAAATTGGACTATTTCAGATAATATTTAA
- a CDS encoding WxL domain-containing protein codes for MVVNLKKLINMTALASLGLLLTSPPIVIAAEGGTIDNDADLGFIENTDSTNPVDPSDPSKPIKPTKPPTPGPLALNYASDIVFGSHDLSEEEVTFYALLDKATLDDGTDEQIERPNFIEMTDNRGTNSGWRLTVKQNGKLKNANGTELIGAFISLQNTEIVTLDEVNSAPTGIKKESIPISDSHEALVVNAEKGTGMGSWSVNFGSDATEGKSSISLFVPKDTPKEKGIYTTSLTWTLSDSI; via the coding sequence ATGGTTGTTAATCTAAAAAAATTAATAAACATGACAGCATTAGCCAGTTTGGGCTTGCTTTTAACTTCTCCGCCGATAGTAATAGCAGCTGAGGGTGGAACAATTGATAATGATGCAGATTTAGGTTTTATAGAAAACACTGATAGTACAAATCCTGTTGATCCTTCAGACCCATCAAAACCAATTAAGCCTACAAAGCCACCAACACCAGGTCCATTAGCTTTAAATTATGCTTCTGATATTGTTTTTGGTTCTCACGATCTTTCTGAAGAGGAAGTTACTTTTTATGCACTTCTAGATAAAGCAACCCTTGATGATGGAACAGATGAACAAATTGAACGACCTAACTTTATTGAAATGACAGATAATCGTGGCACGAATTCTGGATGGCGTTTAACAGTAAAACAAAATGGAAAATTAAAAAATGCTAATGGAACAGAGTTGATTGGCGCTTTTATTTCATTACAAAATACAGAAATTGTTACTTTGGATGAAGTGAATTCAGCACCTACAGGCATAAAAAAAGAGTCGATTCCTATAAGTGATTCTCACGAAGCTCTAGTAGTTAATGCTGAAAAAGGAACTGGCATGGGAAGTTGGAGCGTGAACTTTGGTAGTGATGCTACTGAAGGGAAATCTAGTATTTCTTTGTTTGTTCCAAAAGATACACCTAAAGAAAAAGGAATTTATACTACAAGTTTAACATGGACATTAAGTGATTCAATTTAA